In a single window of the Flavivirga spongiicola genome:
- a CDS encoding NAD(P)/FAD-dependent oxidoreductase, translating into MYNALIIGGGAAGLSCALVLGSAKNKSFAKDKRIGIITHQKTSHLQTALFNNVLGLTPETTGISILKSGKKQLTNLYPHVNQIENEKVLELSKSEGIFKIKTNKNTYMAKIVVIAVGYTNLMTIKGLEHHMEPHPRTAIEKNRIWLKNTDHLIEENLYVAGTLAGWRSQFAIASGSGSHVATDILTLWNGGKDTKVHDKVQA; encoded by the coding sequence ATGTACAATGCCTTAATTATTGGTGGAGGTGCTGCAGGCTTGTCTTGTGCCTTGGTTTTAGGCTCTGCTAAAAACAAATCTTTTGCTAAAGACAAACGTATTGGCATCATTACGCATCAAAAAACATCACATCTGCAAACTGCTTTATTTAATAACGTATTGGGCTTAACACCTGAAACTACTGGGATTTCTATTTTAAAAAGCGGGAAAAAGCAATTAACAAACCTATATCCCCATGTTAATCAGATTGAAAATGAAAAAGTCTTAGAGCTATCAAAATCTGAAGGCATCTTTAAAATAAAAACCAACAAAAATACTTACATGGCAAAAATTGTTGTTATTGCTGTTGGTTACACAAACTTAATGACGATTAAAGGGCTTGAACATCATATGGAGCCCCACCCAAGAACTGCTATTGAAAAAAATCGTATTTGGTTGAAAAATACAGATCATTTAATTGAAGAAAATTTATATGTTGCCGGCACACTAGCTGGATGGCGCAGTCAATTTGCCATAGCTTCTGGTAGTGGCTCGCATGTGGCTACCGATATTCTAACGCTTTGGAATGGCGGGAAAGATACTAAAGTTCATGATAAGGTTCAAGCTTAG
- a CDS encoding S41 family peptidase encodes MSFKKKYLPLILGVAIAAGIFIGGKLDFRDSPDRLFSTNSKKDKLNRLIDYIDYDYVDDINTDSIVDVTVNGILDNLDPHSVYIPKEAMERVAEEMKGDFVGIGVSFYPYKDTIAVIRAIEGGPSAKAGIRGGDRIIMADNDTLFGDGLNDGEMVKKLKGPINTKIKLKVYRRGEPELLNFTVKRGIIPIKSVDAVYMLTEKLGYIKVNRFAESTYKEFKKGLDKLLELGATEIALDVRDNPGGILSISEQIVDEFLEDDKLILFTKNKRGNIEKSFATSKGDFEDGHVYVLINENSASASEIVAGALQDNDKGTIVGRRSYGKGLVQREMDLGDGSAVRLTVSRYYTPTGRSIQRSYKNGNKDYYDEYFDRLDSGELLDPEKIKVADSLKFTTPGGKIVYGGGGIIPDVFVPIDNSMQNETLTFLERRGFIGYFVFEELEKDRHLYDGIARQEFIDSFEVSDNLVFAFQDYLNVRTDSNITFVAYHEEIKQYIKATLASQLYGGGAFEEVFNQRDIMIDEVIKLSDGKN; translated from the coding sequence ATGTCATTTAAAAAAAAATATTTGCCATTGATTTTAGGCGTTGCAATTGCAGCAGGCATTTTTATTGGCGGAAAACTAGATTTTAGAGATTCGCCTGATAGATTGTTCTCTACAAATAGCAAGAAGGATAAGCTTAATAGGCTTATTGATTACATTGATTATGATTATGTTGATGACATAAATACGGATAGTATTGTTGATGTCACGGTTAATGGTATTTTGGATAATCTGGATCCGCACTCTGTATATATACCTAAAGAAGCTATGGAACGGGTTGCGGAAGAGATGAAGGGCGATTTTGTGGGTATTGGTGTTAGTTTTTATCCTTATAAGGACACGATAGCTGTTATTAGAGCTATTGAAGGTGGTCCTAGTGCTAAAGCAGGAATTAGAGGGGGGGATAGAATTATTATGGCAGATAATGATACCCTTTTTGGTGATGGATTGAATGATGGCGAAATGGTTAAAAAACTAAAAGGACCTATTAATACCAAAATCAAATTAAAAGTATATAGAAGAGGAGAGCCGGAACTTTTAAACTTTACAGTGAAGCGTGGCATTATTCCTATAAAAAGTGTAGATGCTGTTTATATGCTAACCGAAAAATTAGGATATATAAAAGTGAATCGCTTTGCAGAATCTACTTATAAAGAATTTAAAAAAGGTTTAGATAAACTTTTAGAATTAGGGGCTACCGAAATTGCATTGGATGTACGAGATAACCCAGGAGGCATTTTAAGTATATCAGAGCAAATAGTAGATGAATTTTTAGAAGATGATAAACTTATCTTATTCACTAAAAATAAGCGTGGGAATATTGAAAAAAGCTTTGCTACAAGTAAAGGTGATTTTGAAGATGGTCATGTGTATGTGCTTATAAATGAAAATTCTGCATCGGCAAGTGAGATTGTTGCAGGCGCATTGCAAGACAATGATAAAGGTACCATCGTAGGGCGTCGTTCTTATGGTAAAGGGTTGGTGCAACGTGAAATGGATTTAGGTGATGGCAGTGCAGTACGTTTAACCGTATCTCGTTATTATACGCCAACGGGGCGTTCTATTCAGCGTTCATATAAAAATGGTAACAAAGATTATTACGATGAGTATTTTGATAGGTTGGATAGTGGTGAACTTTTAGATCCTGAAAAGATTAAGGTAGCCGATTCATTAAAATTTACAACACCAGGAGGGAAAATCGTATATGGTGGCGGAGGTATCATTCCTGATGTCTTTGTGCCAATAGATAATAGTATGCAAAATGAAACGCTCACCTTTTTAGAAAGACGTGGATTTATTGGTTATTTTGTATTTGAAGAACTGGAAAAAGACAGACATCTTTATGATGGTATTGCCAGGCAAGAGTTTATCGATTCTTTTGAAGTGAGTGACAACTTAGTATTTGCTTTTCAGGATTACTTAAATGTACGTACCGATTCTAATATCACTTTTGTGGCGTATCATGAAGAAATAAAACAATATATTAAAGCAACATTGGCAAGTCAACTTTATGGTGGTGGTGCTTTTGAGGAAGTTTTTAATCAACGTGATATTATGATTGATGAGGTTATTAAGTTGAGTGACGGAAAGAACTAA
- a CDS encoding HupE/UreJ family protein codes for MLENFWFNVEYGINHVLDINAYDHVLFLIVLTVPYVFKDWKRVLLLVSMFTLGHTLSLVLAAYSVVSVNAQIVEFLIPITILVVALFNVFTSGKGAQREKVGVLFLSTLFFGLIHGLGFAREFQMLLGDSDSKLVLLLEFALGIELAQVIIVFLVLFLGYIVQTIFRFSKRDWIMVVSAIVVGLVIPMIINSDFLS; via the coding sequence ATGCTTGAAAATTTTTGGTTTAATGTAGAGTATGGTATCAATCATGTGTTAGATATTAATGCATACGATCATGTTTTGTTTCTTATTGTTTTAACCGTTCCATATGTATTTAAAGATTGGAAACGGGTACTGTTGTTGGTTTCTATGTTTACTTTGGGGCATACGCTATCACTTGTGTTAGCTGCCTATAGTGTGGTTAGTGTGAATGCGCAGATTGTAGAGTTTTTAATTCCTATTACTATTTTAGTTGTAGCGCTTTTTAATGTATTTACTTCTGGTAAAGGTGCGCAAAGAGAAAAAGTTGGTGTGTTGTTTTTGTCAACATTATTCTTTGGTTTAATACATGGTTTAGGTTTTGCACGCGAATTTCAAATGCTATTAGGAGATTCTGATAGTAAGTTAGTTTTATTGTTGGAGTTTGCTCTAGGAATAGAACTTGCTCAAGTTATTATTGTGTTTTTAGTGTTGTTTTTGGGCTATATTGTGCAGACGATTTTTAGATTTTCTAAACGAGATTGGATCATGGTAGTGTCTGCCATTGTTGTTGGTTTGGTTATCCCTATGATAATAAATAGCGATTTCTTGTCTTAA
- a CDS encoding DUF3109 family protein, whose protein sequence is MFQLGKTIVSEDVIEKDFMCNLSACKGACCIDGDAGAPLDADEAKILEDIYSKVKPFLRKEGISAIESQGVYITTDEGELETPLINGADCAYVIFDEKKVALCGIEEAYNQGQVSWKKPVSCHLYPIRVQDYSEFSAVNYHKWQICDDACALGKELQIPIYKFVKEALIRKFGEDWYMELEKVANSKKKS, encoded by the coding sequence ATGTTTCAATTAGGAAAAACCATAGTATCCGAAGATGTTATTGAGAAAGATTTTATGTGTAATCTTTCGGCTTGTAAAGGAGCGTGTTGTATTGATGGGGATGCAGGAGCTCCCCTAGATGCAGATGAAGCCAAAATACTAGAAGATATATATTCTAAAGTAAAACCATTTTTGCGTAAAGAGGGTATAAGTGCTATTGAATCTCAAGGTGTATATATAACTACTGATGAAGGTGAATTGGAAACGCCTTTAATTAATGGAGCAGATTGTGCTTATGTTATTTTTGACGAAAAAAAAGTAGCACTTTGTGGCATAGAAGAGGCTTATAATCAAGGTCAGGTTTCTTGGAAAAAACCAGTGTCTTGCCATTTATACCCTATAAGAGTTCAGGATTATAGTGAATTTTCGGCGGTTAATTATCACAAATGGCAAATTTGTGATGATGCTTGTGCGCTAGGGAAAGAATTGCAAATACCTATTTATAAATTTGTAAAAGAAGCCTTAATTAGAAAATTTGGTGAAGATTGGTATATGGAATTAGAGAAGGTGGCAAATTCCAAAAAAAAGAGCTAA
- a CDS encoding transglycosylase domain-containing protein translates to MNWILSLLKKKWVKWSMLICAAVIVFFAIIYISVLLGFFGKLPTEADLSSIKQAEATQVLDKDGKLIGKYYIYDRQPLTFKDFPKHLIDALIATEDARFYEHDGVDNMSLLRVFFKSIILRDKSAGGGSTITLQLAKNLFGRKKHAVFSMLINKFKESIIAKRIEAIYSKEEILTLYLNTVPFSDNTYGIESATRKFFNKSASALTHSEASTLVGTLKATSYYNPRLYIERSLSRRNVVFQQMLKYGYISQDSVDLFTKEHIVLNYKSFNHDVGLAPYFRAEVKKELATLLDTLKKENGDSYDLYRDGLIVHTTLDSDMQALAETAMKEHLSGLQSAHEKSYGKSAPWLKNKDIIQAAVRNLPVYKSYKKSGLTEAQILDSLSVKRKTELFTWAGNTIQNVSTIDSLKHYMKFLNTGMLSIEPQTGAIRAYLGGIDYRFFKYDHVSQSERQVGSTFKPFVYTTAVEKGMKPCTYFSLSEVTYTDFDNWTPANSGKDEDTEHLNYNLETALSNSVNTIAVKVLNKVGIESVVEQVKKMGISKQLPEKPSLALGVAEINLKELTGVYAGYVNTSKSVKPYTITKIEDKAGNVIASFKPEVSKEKGYSDYTRQVLLKMMQSTVNTGTASRLRTIYQLKNDMAGKTGTTQNNKDGWFVGITPKLVTVTWVGNDNHSLGFKSTGIGQGANSALPVFAKFYQKMNADTRFNSITKSKFETFSQEVLDDLDCNPEKRDGFFKRIFGKKKKKKAFKKKR, encoded by the coding sequence ATGAATTGGATTTTATCGTTATTGAAAAAAAAATGGGTTAAGTGGTCCATGTTGATTTGCGCCGCTGTTATTGTTTTTTTTGCGATCATTTATATAAGTGTCCTTTTAGGTTTTTTCGGAAAACTACCCACCGAAGCAGATTTAAGTTCTATTAAACAAGCTGAGGCAACTCAAGTCTTGGATAAGGACGGTAAACTAATAGGCAAGTATTATATTTATGATAGGCAACCTTTAACTTTTAAAGATTTTCCAAAACACCTCATTGATGCTTTAATAGCGACGGAAGATGCACGTTTTTATGAGCACGATGGTGTTGATAATATGAGTTTGCTTCGTGTTTTTTTTAAAAGCATTATTTTACGGGATAAATCGGCTGGAGGAGGTAGTACCATTACGCTTCAATTGGCTAAAAATTTATTTGGAAGAAAAAAACATGCTGTATTTAGCATGCTCATCAATAAGTTTAAAGAGTCTATTATAGCGAAACGTATTGAAGCTATTTATTCTAAAGAAGAGATTCTAACGCTTTACCTTAATACGGTTCCCTTTTCCGATAATACGTATGGTATTGAAAGTGCCACGCGTAAATTTTTCAATAAATCGGCATCCGCATTAACCCATTCTGAAGCATCAACACTCGTAGGAACTTTAAAAGCAACAAGCTATTATAACCCAAGACTATATATAGAGCGCAGTCTATCACGAAGGAATGTGGTCTTTCAGCAAATGTTAAAATATGGTTATATATCTCAGGATTCGGTTGATTTGTTTACAAAGGAGCATATCGTTTTAAACTATAAATCTTTTAATCATGATGTAGGATTAGCACCTTATTTTAGAGCAGAAGTAAAAAAAGAACTAGCAACACTATTAGATACGTTAAAAAAAGAAAATGGCGACTCGTATGATTTGTATAGAGATGGTTTGATTGTTCACACGACTTTAGATTCGGACATGCAAGCACTTGCTGAAACAGCTATGAAAGAACACCTTTCAGGCTTACAAAGTGCTCACGAGAAATCCTATGGAAAATCAGCGCCGTGGCTTAAGAACAAAGACATTATTCAAGCAGCGGTAAGAAACCTTCCGGTTTACAAATCATATAAAAAATCAGGGTTAACAGAAGCACAAATATTAGATTCATTATCTGTAAAACGTAAAACGGAATTATTTACATGGGCGGGAAATACGATTCAAAACGTATCTACTATTGATAGTTTAAAGCATTATATGAAGTTTTTAAATACAGGGATGCTATCTATAGAACCTCAAACGGGAGCTATAAGAGCTTATTTAGGCGGCATTGATTATCGGTTTTTTAAATATGATCATGTATCGCAAAGTGAGCGTCAGGTAGGGTCGACATTCAAGCCTTTTGTATATACTACAGCTGTTGAAAAGGGCATGAAACCCTGTACTTATTTTTCATTATCTGAAGTAACTTATACAGATTTCGATAACTGGACGCCTGCTAACTCGGGAAAGGATGAAGACACAGAGCATCTTAACTATAATTTAGAAACGGCATTAAGTAATTCGGTGAATACCATTGCGGTAAAAGTTTTAAATAAAGTTGGAATAGAAAGTGTCGTAGAACAAGTGAAAAAAATGGGTATTTCTAAACAGCTTCCTGAGAAACCGTCGTTGGCTTTAGGTGTTGCAGAGATTAATTTGAAAGAACTCACAGGTGTTTATGCTGGTTATGTGAATACCAGTAAAAGTGTTAAGCCTTATACGATTACCAAAATTGAAGATAAAGCCGGGAATGTAATAGCGTCATTTAAGCCTGAAGTTAGTAAGGAAAAAGGGTATAGCGATTACACCAGGCAGGTGCTATTGAAAATGATGCAGTCTACAGTGAATACAGGAACAGCATCCAGGCTGAGAACAATATATCAGCTTAAAAATGATATGGCTGGAAAAACGGGGACGACTCAGAATAATAAAGATGGCTGGTTTGTGGGTATCACTCCCAAACTTGTTACTGTAACATGGGTTGGTAATGATAATCATAGTTTAGGATTTAAATCTACCGGGATAGGTCAGGGAGCCAATTCAGCATTACCGGTTTTTGCAAAATTTTATCAAAAAATGAATGCAGATACCCGTTTTAATAGTATTACAAAAAGCAAATTTGAAACATTTTCTCAGGAAGTTCTGGACGATTTGGATTGTAATCCGGAAAAGCGAGATGGGTTTTTTAAAAGAATTTTCGGAAAAAAGAAGAAAAAGAAAGCATTTAAAAAGAAGAGATAA
- a CDS encoding MarC family protein, translated as MQLNFKEIFTAFMVLFAVIDIIGSIPIIIDLRKKAGQIQSEKASIIAGIILVLFLFLGKSILNLIGIDVNSFAVAGAFILFFIALEMILGITLYKQEESTAMTTAVFPLAFPLIAGPGSLTTLLSLRAEFRTENIVIAVIMNVIIIFIVLKTSARIERLIGQNGINIIRKVFGVVLLAIAVKLFAHNIKALFEIT; from the coding sequence ATGCAATTAAACTTTAAAGAAATCTTTACGGCTTTTATGGTATTATTTGCCGTTATAGATATTATTGGAAGTATTCCAATAATTATAGATTTACGAAAAAAAGCAGGACAGATACAAAGCGAAAAGGCCTCAATAATTGCGGGTATTATACTCGTTTTATTCTTGTTTTTAGGAAAAAGTATTTTAAACCTGATTGGTATTGATGTAAACTCTTTTGCTGTAGCCGGGGCTTTTATTTTGTTTTTTATTGCTTTAGAAATGATTTTAGGAATCACCTTGTACAAACAAGAAGAAAGTACTGCAATGACAACGGCTGTGTTTCCCTTAGCTTTTCCATTAATTGCAGGCCCTGGAAGCTTAACAACTTTGTTATCGTTGAGAGCTGAATTTAGAACTGAAAACATTGTTATTGCCGTTATAATGAATGTTATTATCATTTTTATCGTACTTAAAACATCTGCCAGGATAGAACGTCTTATCGGACAAAACGGTATAAACATCATACGTAAAGTATTTGGTGTTGTATTATTAGCTATTGCGGTTAAACTGTTTGCTCATAACATTAAAGCACTATTTGAAATCACATAA
- a CDS encoding endonuclease/exonuclease/phosphatase family protein, with the protein MTDAFEDIPIRNEMQTVAFYNLENLFDIHDDKHTHDNDFLPTSVKKWTPKRYKNKLRKLGFAISNIGRRETGKHPALVGLAEVENASVIEDLIDSKHLEDCHYDFVHYDSLDERGIDVALLYDTNAFKVLASETFTVQLFDDDGSPDYTRDILLVSGLLDGETVHIIVNHWSSRREGAKETEHKRMASSNKAGEVISMLRDEHPDAKIIVIGDFNDDPTSNSIKQLADHFDLYNPMETLRSYNRGTTNHNRQWNLFDQILFSTNFFQSTTNKFEFSTANIFDEDFLKLFNGKYKGTPYRTYVGKKYKGGYSDHFPVYAIFKK; encoded by the coding sequence ATGACAGACGCTTTTGAAGACATTCCCATTCGTAATGAGATGCAGACCGTAGCATTTTATAACCTCGAAAATTTATTTGATATTCATGACGACAAGCACACTCATGATAATGATTTTCTACCAACTTCGGTTAAAAAATGGACGCCTAAACGCTATAAAAACAAACTTAGAAAATTAGGCTTTGCGATCTCTAATATTGGAAGAAGAGAAACTGGAAAACACCCTGCTCTTGTTGGTTTAGCTGAAGTTGAAAACGCTTCCGTTATTGAAGATTTAATCGACTCTAAACATTTAGAAGACTGTCATTACGATTTTGTGCACTATGATTCTTTAGATGAGCGTGGTATTGATGTCGCTTTGTTATATGATACGAATGCTTTTAAAGTTCTTGCTTCCGAAACTTTTACCGTTCAACTATTTGATGATGATGGCTCTCCGGATTACACACGAGATATCTTATTAGTTTCTGGTTTGCTTGATGGTGAAACTGTTCATATTATTGTGAATCATTGGTCGTCCAGACGCGAAGGCGCAAAAGAAACGGAACACAAACGTATGGCATCGTCTAATAAGGCTGGGGAAGTTATTTCGATGTTACGCGACGAACATCCTGATGCAAAAATTATTGTTATTGGTGATTTTAATGACGACCCTACCAGCAACAGTATTAAACAACTCGCTGACCATTTCGATCTGTACAATCCTATGGAAACCTTGCGATCTTACAATAGAGGCACGACGAACCACAACAGACAATGGAATTTATTTGATCAAATTCTATTCTCAACGAATTTCTTTCAAAGTACCACTAACAAATTTGAGTTTAGTACTGCTAATATTTTCGATGAAGATTTTCTAAAACTCTTTAATGGAAAATATAAAGGCACGCCTTATAGAACCTATGTTGGTAAAAAATACAAAGGCGGTTATAGTGACCATTTCCCCGTGTATGCTATTTTTAAGAAATAA
- the hflX gene encoding GTPase HflX — protein MIEKKDTALEKAVLIGIITKDQDEVKSKEYLDELEFLTFTAGGYAIKRFTQKMEMPNPKTFIGTGKMEDVRQFIEDNDVGTAIFDDELSAAQERNISKILNVKVLDRTNLILDIFAQRAQTSYARTQVELAQCEYLLPRLRGMWTHLERQKGGIGMRGPGETEIETDRRIVRDKIALLKARIKTIDKQMAVQRGNRGKMVRVALVGYTNVGKSTLMNVVSKSAVFAENKLFATLDTTVRKVVIQNLPFLLSDTVGFIRKLPTQLVDSFKSTLDEVREADLLLHVVDISHPNFEEHIESVNKILGEIKSGDKPTIMVFNKIDAYEAEPLEEDDLETERTEKHYSLEEWKSTWMSKVGNNALFISAINKSNLEDFKKRVYDEVRDIHVTRFPYNHFLYPDYNYEDMGK, from the coding sequence ATGATAGAAAAGAAAGATACGGCTTTAGAAAAAGCTGTTTTAATAGGCATTATTACTAAAGATCAAGATGAGGTGAAATCTAAGGAATATTTAGATGAGTTGGAGTTCTTAACATTTACTGCCGGGGGTTACGCTATAAAACGCTTTACTCAAAAAATGGAGATGCCAAATCCTAAAACATTTATAGGGACTGGTAAGATGGAAGATGTCCGTCAGTTTATAGAAGATAACGATGTTGGTACGGCTATTTTTGATGATGAATTATCTGCGGCACAAGAACGAAATATTAGTAAAATACTTAATGTTAAGGTATTAGATAGAACCAACTTAATCCTCGATATTTTTGCACAACGGGCACAGACAAGTTATGCCAGAACTCAGGTAGAGTTGGCACAATGCGAATACTTACTACCGCGATTAAGAGGTATGTGGACGCACCTTGAGCGTCAAAAAGGGGGTATAGGCATGCGTGGTCCCGGGGAAACCGAAATAGAAACAGATAGACGTATTGTACGTGATAAGATAGCTTTGCTTAAAGCGCGGATAAAAACGATCGATAAACAAATGGCGGTACAACGCGGTAACCGTGGTAAGATGGTGCGAGTGGCATTGGTTGGTTATACGAATGTTGGTAAATCTACGTTAATGAATGTAGTTAGTAAAAGTGCTGTTTTTGCCGAAAACAAACTGTTCGCTACTTTAGATACAACGGTTAGAAAAGTAGTGATTCAAAACTTACCGTTTTTATTAAGTGATACGGTTGGGTTTATAAGAAAGTTACCTACCCAATTGGTAGATAGTTTTAAAAGTACTTTGGATGAGGTGAGAGAAGCTGATTTATTATTGCATGTTGTTGATATTTCGCATCCAAATTTTGAGGAACATATTGAATCTGTAAACAAGATTTTAGGAGAAATAAAGAGTGGAGACAAGCCCACTATAATGGTATTTAATAAGATAGATGCCTATGAAGCGGAGCCTTTAGAGGAAGATGATTTAGAAACAGAACGTACAGAAAAACACTATTCTTTAGAAGAATGGAAAAGTACCTGGATGAGCAAAGTAGGTAATAATGCCTTGTTTATTTCGGCAATAAATAAAAGTAATTTAGAAGACTTTAAAAAACGTGTTTACGATGAGGTTCGAGATATTCATGTAACGCGTTTCCCTTATAATCATTTCTTGTATCCAGATTACAATTATGAGGATATGGGTAAATAA
- a CDS encoding deoxycytidylate deaminase produces the protein MPENKQLKYDKAYLRIAQEWGKLSYCKRRQVGAIIVKDRMIISDGYNGTPSGFENFCEDDEGYTKWYVLHAEANAILKVAASTQSCKGATLYITMSPCKECSKLIHQAGIVKVVYHEAYKDDSGLEFLKKAGIELKLIEDLKG, from the coding sequence ATGCCAGAAAATAAACAACTTAAGTACGATAAGGCTTATTTAAGAATAGCACAAGAGTGGGGGAAATTATCTTATTGCAAGCGTAGGCAAGTTGGCGCGATTATTGTAAAAGATAGAATGATCATTTCTGATGGTTATAACGGAACACCATCTGGGTTTGAAAATTTTTGTGAAGACGATGAAGGCTATACAAAATGGTATGTGTTGCATGCAGAAGCGAATGCTATTTTAAAAGTGGCGGCTTCTACTCAATCTTGTAAAGGTGCGACACTATACATAACAATGTCACCATGTAAAGAATGTAGTAAATTAATTCATCAAGCAGGAATTGTAAAAGTGGTGTACCATGAAGCATATAAAGATGATTCTGGATTGGAATTCTTAAAAAAAGCAGGGATAGAACTTAAACTAATAGAAGATTTAAAAGGATAA
- a CDS encoding Hpt domain-containing protein, with protein MIKSNYQYIDLDILKENAFDDVSIVKEIMELFIELIDEYVEVLNSQFPNKNWQLLFQATHKIKPNISMFGISKLEPAILQLESAFKNEQNIDTTGALVNDCLAVFKEVEREIQTELRSMTND; from the coding sequence ATGATAAAATCGAATTATCAATATATAGATTTAGATATATTAAAAGAAAATGCTTTTGATGATGTTTCCATCGTTAAAGAAATAATGGAGCTATTTATTGAACTTATAGATGAGTATGTAGAAGTTCTAAATTCTCAGTTTCCCAACAAAAATTGGCAGCTACTTTTTCAAGCTACTCACAAAATAAAACCAAACATAAGCATGTTTGGTATTTCAAAATTAGAACCAGCAATACTTCAACTGGAGTCTGCCTTTAAAAACGAACAAAATATAGATACTACTGGTGCACTTGTTAATGATTGTTTGGCTGTTTTTAAAGAAGTAGAAAGAGAAATACAGACTGAACTCAGATCAATGACTAATGATTAA